Sequence from the Pseudopipra pipra isolate bDixPip1 chromosome 16, bDixPip1.hap1, whole genome shotgun sequence genome:
ctctggggctgggggaccctcctgccatggagacaCCTGGACCCACGGGGTGGCAAGCACTActtccctttctgcagcaaaaGCAGGGACACCAGGAAGAGCCTGGGAGGCTCCAGGCTTTCCAGGGCACAGGACAGAGCCCCCCTGGCTGCGGGATGGCTGACGGGACACTGATGGTGAGAGTGGGGGGAAGTGGAGGATGTGAGTCAGTTCCCAGGGGGTTTGGTGCTTCCCGGGGACTTTCGGGGTTTCGGTGCTGACACAGCACTGAGGGACACTGGACTCATCCCGAGACTGGGTGTGAGGATGCAAAACCTGGTGTCACATGTGAGAGCACGGCAAGTCCCGGCATGGGCTGCCGCCGTCTCCCTGCCTGTCAGAGCCTCCTGATCCTTCATCACCCCAGGGTGATGCTGGGGGCTGGCACGGGAAATGCCACTCCTCCTGGGCTGCTTTGGGTCACCGGTGGGGCTGCTTTGGGTCACCGGTGGGGCTGCTTTGGGTCACCAGCAGGGCTGTTGTGAGTgactgccagggctgctgcaggggTGTGCAGCTGGGGCTGGCGGTGCTCATCTGGTGCTCACCTGCCTGACCCAAACACAGGccatttcctcctcttccctctaaTTACACTGTCTGAATCACCCAATTAAGGTCAGTGCCCTTCACCTCCTGCCTGGCCACTGTGCCCACTCTGTGATCTGGGAGGCCACCCCAGTTGGCTGCAGCCCCCCGAGTCCCACGTGCCCACCCATTCCCActgggatgctccagccctgtCAAGCCTCCAGGGCTGCCCTTTGCTGTGTCAGCACAGGGGAGGCTGTGCTGGCCCCACCCTGTCGTTCTGTGGGATTTCTGGTTTCCCAATGCGGGAAGGAGCCCACAGTCATGCCAAAACCCCCACGGGGGTGTCCGACTCATCCTGCTTTGCCGGCAACTCAACTGGCAATAAAGCcgcccatcctgctgctgggagggcagaggtGCTGCACACTTGGCAAGGTAAGGACAGATCCAGGCTCAGCACCTCCAGCTGTGAAccgggagggactgggatgagctGCGACGAGCTGGGATGAGGAGCTTACCCTTACCTTACCCTGACAGTGGAGGCTGTGGCGAAGTTTAAGGACATGGAACAGCCTGGGGTGCTGGCAGCGGTGGCTGGGGCTGGTGGGTGATGGACAAATTCCAGCGGGGAGTGGAGCTGGGTGATCCcgggagctggaggaggtggattcactgtggtgggatgggattTATCTTCTCTGGGACCAGCAAGCTGTCAAATTGCCTGTGCCAGCTCCACAGGCTGCTCAAGGCAGTGCCCATCATGACACGCTGTTGTACAGCAGGACTGAGGAAGGATCTGCatgtccttttatttttctacccCAAATCCAAAGGAGTTTTCCAAGTTCAGCTCCCATCTCTGTGACTCAGCATCCCTCCCTGCAGGATGGGGACTGTGACTCTGGCATTgtccctgctggctgtggctCTCCTGTGCCCGGCCACTGCCACCCTGCGCGTCGGTGCCTTCAACATCCGGGCCTTCGGTGACACCAAGATGTCCAACAAGGAGGTGGCAGAGATCATCATCAACGTGAGTGCAGCCAGCACAGcgtggggacaggctgggcactgggacAGCCACAAACGTGGCTCCTGTGCCAAGGACATGTGGCTGAGGATGGGATGGCATCCCAGTGCTGGGGATGCCCTGAGTGGATGAAGGCTTGGTGGGGACCATGGTAGGGCATCAGACACAGCCACAGGTCCCTCTGAGCCCCCCATGGGGACATCTGCCCTGGGACCGAGGGACATGTGGGTCCCCACGGTGCATCCAGCCCCACGGTGTATTCCAGGGTGCCTGGCTGGGAGGTGGGTGGGAGACTGGCTCTGAGCTGGCAGCAGGTTCCCTCCCACCATTGCTGTCCCCCTTGGCCTCGCAGATCCTGCTCCGCTACGACGTGGTGCTGGTGCAGGAGGTGCGCGACTCCGACCTCAGCGCCGTCACCGAGCTCATGGAGCAGCTCAACAGGTAcgagcggggctggggctgggacagcagcatAAGCAGGGAAAGCCAAGCTGCCTGAgcaataaaaggcaaaaaaaaaaggtcagccAAGGGCAGAGAGGTTGTTTTTGGGAAGGGGAATAGGAGAAAAGTGCTGGGGCGCTGAGCAAAAAAAGCCGCTCTAAGTAATCTGGTGAGGGGAATGGGGATACAGGTGGTACAACCCCCTTCTGAAAGCTGTAACCCCACCTGAGCACGCAGGATGGAAAGGAACTACAGCTCTGGCAAGCTCCATCTCCAAAATCCAACAGAACAGGGCAGAGGCATGAGGGGGGAATGAAGTGAGTGGGGATAGGCAGACCCTGCACCTCAAGACTCTGTAAGTGGCAGAAGGACCCTGGGACGGACCCAGTGGTGGATGATACTCTGAGGTGAGTGGCTCTGGCACCCCAGGAGGAAGAGAGGCTGCTGGGGTGGGCTAAAACTGGtcacagcagggcagcagcccCTCCACCGGCTAGGTGCTGACCCCATTTTGGGAAAAGGCACAGCTGAGCACCAGGAGGAAGCTGCTGCCACTGTGTTGAAAGCTGGGAGTGCTCCCGAGCAGGTCTGCCCAGCCCGTGTCCTCGCCCCTTCGGTGTCCCCTCCAGCACGGCCACAAAGCAGCCGGGGCAGGGAGGGTGACGCTGGCGCTGCAGGGCCCCAGGCTGCTCACTGACCTAATTCAGCCCTGCTGCAAAGGGAGGTGAGGAGCGTCCCTGCAGAGAAAGGGGTGGCAGGAGCCACCCTGCGTCCTGCTGTGCTCAAGGAGCCACCCCGGGGTGGGACACGGGGGTTTCAGAGCCACGACACCCCATGTCACCTCACAGCCAGGGCGCAGTGAcccacagggacagcagagcaggactggCTGGTGCCAACCCCACggctgcccagctcctggaCGTGCCAAGGCTAACCCAGGATGGTACCAGCCATGTCACTGGTGGCAGCCACGTCACCATCCTGCCTCTGCATCTCCACAGTGCGTCCAAGTCCCCATATGACTACGAGATCAGTGGCCCCCTGGGACGGGAGAACTACAAGGAGATGTACCTCTTCATCTACAGGTaacagggctgggggtgctgctgcctgtgccacagcaccacagggacaccagcaccatggaggggacacagaggctgtgctgagccccagggTAACCATCCCTTTGCTCCCACAGGACAGATGTCGTGTCTGTGGTGGACACCTACCAGTACAAGGACCGCCAGGATGTTTTCAGCCGGGAGCCGTTCATCCTGAGGGTCTCAGCGCCCCGCACCAGTAAGCAGGGGACAAGTGGCCCTGGGGCATTAGGTGGCTGTGGGGCTGACGTTCCTCTCCCCTTGCAGAGGTGGAGGAGTTTGTGCTGGTACCCCTGCACTCAGCCCCACACGATGCCGTCGCTGAGATCGACGCGCTCTACGACGTCTACCTGGACATCGTCAACAAGTGGGGGACTGACGTGAGTGTCACAGCACTGGGGGTGGCACCAGGGGTGGGCACTGAGACTGTTGGACCCCCATTGGGTTCCTGCTCCAAGGCAAGTGCAGCTGGTGCAGGGCTGGTGGGATGGAGACCTTGTTCCTGCCCTGTCACGAGGGATTCCCAGGCACCCAGGACTAACCCCCACGGGAGGGCTGGTGTCAGAGACAGCCCCATTCCCAGACCATGAGCCTCTCCATCTACCCCACTGCAGAACATCATGTTCCTGGGTGACTTCAACGCCGACTGTGCCTACGTCCAGCCCAGCGACTGGTCGTCCATCCGCCTGCGCACCAGCGACGTCTTCAAGTGGCTGATCCCCGACAGCACCGACACCACCGTGGGCAAGTCAGACTGTGCCTATGACAGGTGAGCACCACCCCATGGCACTgccacccccctccccagcaccccagggacccctgcccgccctgcccTACCAGTGGCTGAGTGCAGGGGCAGGAGTTGGACCCACCATCCACATCTCCCTGGCAGGATCGTGGTGTGTGGGGCCAAGCTGAAGAGAAGCATTGTGTCCAATTCGGCTGCTGTCTACGATTTCCAGCGTGCTTTCCGGCTGGACCAGGAGGAGGTGAGCCAGGACCATAAACCCGGGGATCTAACAGGCACCAAAGCCGAGCTGgcccaggctgcagggctgccatCATCTGTTCAGGGGGCTCAGGGTGACAAGGAACCCAAGGGGGGAAACAggaggggggatttggggtcactGTCTCAAATGTGGGATTTGTCCCCAAGGGGATGAGAAGAGATGCATGGGGTTTTTCACGGTCTTCCATGGGCAGGTGCAGGCAAGACTCCAGAGTAAGAGGCAatgctggcacagagccctcAAGTGAGATATGAGGGTCTCAGAGGGCAGGTGCCCTCCTGCCATTGCCCACCACAGGCCACGCCTGGGCCTCTCCATGAGAGGTGCCAAAAGTGGAGCCCTGTGTGTCAAGTATCTCAGGGTTCAGAACATTGTGATCCCCTCCAGGAGGCAGAAGGTTCTGGCAGAGCCATtgactgccctgcagccccactggCATGGTGAGGGGTGAGGGACTCACATCTCCCCTCCTCTCACCCTCCTCCAGGCCCTGGCAGTCAGCGACCACTACCCAGTCGAGGTGAAGCTCACAGCCTgagctcctcctgcagctgcagaccacgatcccagctccagctcccaccaccACCAACCCCTGTGAAGGcaccccctgcagccccatccACGAGCCCTGTGCGTGGGCTGTTCCAGATCCTGGTCTGGAGAAGGGTGACAGCCGGCCGTGCCCAGACCCCCCAGGACACacagctcagggcagagctcccccagcccaccaCGAACCAGAGCCTGGGGACAGGCCACCAGCCAGGACACTGTGACCACGGGGAACGAAGCATCCATCTCCTACCTCACTGAAGATTTATTGACACATCTCATTTCATGATTAACTgttggagaggagggaggacaTCCAAGGACCGGTGGGCTCAGGCCACAGTGTGTGGAGACCctctccctgtccatccctcaGGGGGGCTGAGCAGGCTTCCCCTGCTCtcagggaaggcagcagtggTGTCAGGCACTCTACAGGACAAAGGGAAGTGCTGGGGCAGCCATGGGAGCAGTGGCACGCCACCAATTGCTGGCACTGCAGACGGCTTTGCTGTGAAATCCTACAGCCACTGCAGCGTTTCGGAGGGTGACTCGACCTCCCAGGACCCGCCCCAGGGCGCTTGGATTCTCAgcccttcttcttcttcagcaTCTCCATGTACATGCGAAGTGACTTCTGGATGGACTCTTTTGAGATGAAGTTGATGAAGTTCTTGATGTCTTCCTCCCGGTGAGCGACCAGGTGGTCCAGCACCGCCTTCCTCATCATGGACTTGGTGAGCTGGCGGGCGTGGTCTGTGGAGAGGACGGTGAGGATGAGGAGCACGCCCTGTCCTCAGCCCTGACCAGCTCCcagccactgccaccaccaCGTGCAGGTGCAAAGGGGAGGGATCCCACAGCAAAGGGTTCCTTGAACCAGCAGGGAAAGGTGAAGGAAAATCCCACTGTCTGGAAGCTGAACTGGATAAATTCTCATACAATAAATTATGACTGTACTGCTCAGTGGGGAAATGACTTATTTACTGGCACAGATGAAGTGCATTTCCTCCTCTTTGTGCCCTCCAGAGCCCAgcctcttcccaacaccccctcCCAATACACACCCCCAGGCTCAGGACAGCAGTAACCAAACAAAATTCCTTGTTATTTGAAACTGCTCTGGCTCTAAGCTCCCCGAAACCAACCCCTTCAACCTGTGGCAAGACAGTCTGTTCCTCCCAAACACATTGTAAAAGAAGCCAGCAGCTTCTGTCCCCTCGAGCTCATCCCTGGGCCTGTGCCATTCCACATGGACACGTGGATGCTGCTGGAGCTGACTGAGGCCTCAAGcacctcacacacacagccagatGCAGTGATGTGGCAACACATCTGTGCAACAGATGTTTTATGCACACCCTCAGTTTAGTTCAGCTGTGATGGTGAAATGAGGACTGACCCCCCCAGCACACTGGGAACCCCAAATTGCTCCAGTGCCTGTGTGCTACAGACACCTCCTCCCTCACAGACTCCTGGCTCTGATTCAGGGGGCGGGTCTGCACGGTGCCTCCTACAAGTCAGGGGAGGGCACAGCTGAGACATGCTGAGGGGTGAGGTGTCACTCTGCCACCAGGACAGCAGGGGACAGAGGTGGTCTGGGATGGGACAGCTCAGATCTGGCAGAgagccctctcccagcccaggaaCCATGTGCTGCAGTCGTGGAGCAGCCCAAACACACAGGATGTCTgtgctgtctgtctgtcctcaCACCCCCATCACTGCCATCTCCAGCTCAGCAGAGTGCCAAGAGTTGATCCAGACAATGAAAGCAGACTGGCAGCCATCCAGTTGCTCTCACCCAGCCTGTTCCCTCAACTCCATGGCAGCTTTTCTGGGCTAACACCTCCACTGACAGACACATTCAGTTTGTATCTGGAACTCAGGCATCTCCAGATTGactcagcagggctggcagggcgAGCTGAGCTGGAGCCACATGCCCTGCACACCCAGCTTCCAGGCTGTCCAAGGCTTCCAGGACTGCTGTGCTCAGCTCTCCCACTTCCCAGCCATCTACACCTTCCCTTTCAATGGAAACTGTTACATAGCTCCCAGGTACCAGCCCTGGCATCTGTCCTTCCCACTCGGATCAgatcccttcctcccctgccagAGGTTTACCAGGAAGGGCCAGCCACCGTGCCATGACGGCCGAAGCCTTTTCCAGGAGCTTCTCCTCTGGCACCAGTTCATCCACGAGGCCAAGCTTGAGTGCCTCGGGTGCAGGGTGGAGGGAGCCCAGCTGGAGGGAGCGCTCAGCGATCCGGTGTCCCACAACATTCACAAACGTGTCCTTAAACCTGGAGAAGATGGGAGGGAAAGCCACAGTGAGGGAAAGAAACACCCAGGGGCAGCTCACCCAGCCACTGGAGCTGAGAGCACCCTGGTCCCACTCCCCAGGCTCGGGGCTCTGAAcagcagctgcaggctcagccACACCAAGAAAATCATGTGAGAAGAGCCATTTTTGGCAGTACCCCAACAGAGTTCACTCTCCCCTTCACGAGAGCTCCTCACTGGCCCCTCAATGCACAGGTCCCAGCTGTACCCATTTGCTGTGACATGGGCAAACTTGGTGTGAAAGCTCCTTTCCAACAGTACATTTACATGCTCTGAGGGCAACCAAGGGCCTCAGTATGTTACTGTCCCTATGCTTTCAGAGATCTCCACACCAAAGGATTTTGCAGGTACACACCATGTACCCTGAGAAAAGCATATTCCCAGACTGAGCCTGACCAGTGAGAACCCCCAGCACCAGTTTCAGAGTTGACTGCAGAGTCAGAACTGAGGTCCTTCCTGGTTAAGGACATGAGGACTTTCTGCAACCTGAAAGCTTTTCAGATACCTGCAGGACAGGACAGAAATGAGGTAccatctcctgcagctgcatCTACCTGATCACTGACACACAACCTACACCTCCATGACCTGCTAAACTGCCTAATTAACTCCTTGAAGATGAATTCTTTTTAGAGACCTACACATGGCCCTAGAAGCAGGAGGCACTGGCCTACCAGAAGGGAGCCACAATGCCCAGCTGGGCTTCGTTCAGGCCGATGCTGAATTTGGGGTTCTCTGCCATGATCCTGTAGTCACACGACAGGGCGATGAGGCAGCCTCCTGCTGGGCTGGACCCCTGGCAGACAGAAGGATGGAGTGAGTCTAGGACATGGTTACAAATATCCCCCAGCTTCACTGATCCCTCCAGAGTAGGGAAGACATGGGGTGACAGAGCAGATGTCGCCCAAATTTCTGATCACCTGATCCGAAACAGCCCTAAAGAAGATCTCTGAGAGGTTATCAGGGTttcattgaatcacagaatgctttgagttggaagggaccttaaagccaatctcgttccaacccccctgccatgggcagggacacaaccactagaccagggtgctcagagctccatccaacctggccttggacacttccagggatggggcagcccaaacttctctgagcaacctgtgccagggcctcaccaccctcccaggggaggATTCCCTTCCATTTGTGACCATCTTTGCCATGGCTTGgtgctgctcagccctgctcaggaTGCCCGTGGGAAGACCCAGCTGCCTTCAAAGACGGGCTGTGGACAGACACCACcgggagctgccagggcagcaccgcactggaaaatgaaaagaagacaCCAAACATGTAACGACCCATCCACGGACACTGAGATTCCAACAGCACTTCTCTGTTGGCCAAGAACCACAGCTGGAGGAGCAAAACCTGGTGGAAGTGCTGAAATGCTGCTACACCCCAGCAGTGTCTGCAGCTCACACGGTGCCTGCAGCATCCCACGCTTCCGCACCTTCCCACACCCCACATGCTGACAGACACGAATTTCGCCCAAACACCCCAACAAACACATTATTTGGATTTGCTTCAGCCTGATTTTTcggctgtccctgcccacacgGTGCAAACAAGCCACAGCAGGTGAGAGGTGACAAGGGAGGTGGGTCCAAAGGACATACATTGACCGCAGCGACCGTGACCATGTTGGAGCCGTAGAGCCGCAGCCACACCTCCTGCACAGCTCTCCAGAACTCTCCATAGTGCTCCACGTTCTTCCCACACATTTCCATGATGTCCAGGCCAGAGGAGAATATTTTGGGGATAGTCTGGAGTCGGGAAAATACAGATATCACTTAGAGTCACTGTCATCCTTTAGCCCTCAGCGTGGCAGCCTCAGGAAAGTGATAATTATATGTGATATGAGGGTCTTTTGGGGTTCTGAAAATatctccccagtgctcccacagCCGGGATCATCCCACCACCAtggcctgcagtgctgggactctGCCTGTAGCATGATTTCTCATTGTCAGGGTCCCTGTGTGGGTACAATCAGCCACACAGCACAAAACCTGCCCTGTCCCATTCCCAGGCACCACCTTATCCCCACACCATGCCTGAAAATAAACACTGGCATCTCTTCCAGGAGATCTCACGGGATGTATCAGGTTGGCAGACAAGCAGATTTGATTTGCATGA
This genomic interval carries:
- the LOC135422979 gene encoding deoxyribonuclease-1-like 2, with protein sequence MGTVTLALSLLAVALLCPATATLRVGAFNIRAFGDTKMSNKEVAEIIINILLRYDVVLVQEVRDSDLSAVTELMEQLNSASKSPYDYEISGPLGRENYKEMYLFIYRTDVVSVVDTYQYKDRQDVFSREPFILRVSAPRTKVEEFVLVPLHSAPHDAVAEIDALYDVYLDIVNKWGTDNIMFLGDFNADCAYVQPSDWSSIRLRTSDVFKWLIPDSTDTTVGKSDCAYDRIVVCGAKLKRSIVSNSAAVYDFQRAFRLDQEEALAVSDHYPVEVKLTA
- the ECI1 gene encoding enoyl-CoA delta isomerase 1, mitochondrial, coding for MAAAPILARRIARSGVLPLCCRPPSWDRAPRQPPGLPLAPCRAFSNNKIQVELDESSGIAMMKLKSPPVNSLSLDLLTEFSISLEKLENDRACRGVIITSTIPKIFSSGLDIMEMCGKNVEHYGEFWRAVQEVWLRLYGSNMVTVAAVNGSSPAGGCLIALSCDYRIMAENPKFSIGLNEAQLGIVAPFWFKDTFVNVVGHRIAERSLQLGSLHPAPEALKLGLVDELVPEEKLLEKASAVMARWLALPDHARQLTKSMMRKAVLDHLVAHREEDIKNFINFISKESIQKSLRMYMEMLKKKKG